Within Nicotiana tabacum cultivar K326 unplaced genomic scaffold, ASM71507v2 Un00073, whole genome shotgun sequence, the genomic segment AGGACAATGATCATATAAAAATCTTTTATACTGTTAGTGTATGTATGTCGAAGATCTTATAATAATCTAGAAAATCTGCCTTACAACAAGATCGAGTTTAGTAttgtataaaaaaatattatactatTAGTATATGTGTGTGAAAAATGGTATTATAATCTAGAAAATAAGAAAGATTATTTGTTACAACAAGTTGAGATATAGCGGTTATACTCCTATAAAGAGCGTGAAATTAAAGATGTTACCATTTTCGAGGGGGAGGCACTAGGCAATATATAACTGCATTAGTGGATCAAGAAAATGAGAGAAACCCTGTAGAACTGGAATCATCATCTCCTGTGCTAGGGCTAGccttcttttgtttcttcttaTACGCAATGCCACGGGCCTTAGCTTGACACTCTTTCACTTCCCTAAGATACACGCGAATCGCAGTGCTAGCAAATGGATTCGTCTCAGGCGAGCCGCCATTTTCTTCGTAGGCAGCTCGAAGCCTACCGATGAGTGCATCAAGGCTTCCCCAAGCTTGTCTGAGCGGACAAGTACAAGGAGCCGGTGGCTCGGGTTGTCCATAGAACATACAACCTTGTAAATGAACCTTAGTCTTTCCAAACTGGTCCAGGTATCCAAGAAACTCTAGTACGTGGTTGCCATTGCACTGAGATAGCGGAATTGGTTGCCTCTGATTCCTCAAGTACTGATTAAAAGTGTTCCAATCTCGTCGTTTTTGGGACTCGTATCGACTAGGTGTTGTTATCGATTGATCTCCTGGGGATCTTGAGGATCCCTCAG encodes:
- the LOC107796872 gene encoding protein LIGHT-DEPENDENT SHORT HYPOCOTYLS 10-like, translated to MSSSDRGKDLAEGSSRSPGDQSITTPSRYESQKRRDWNTFNQYLRNQRQPIPLSQCNGNHVLEFLGYLDQFGKTKVHLQGCMFYGQPEPPAPCTCPLRQAWGSLDALIGRLRAAYEENGGSPETNPFASTAIRVYLREVKECQAKARGIAYKKKQKKASPSTGDDDSSSTGFLSFS